A part of Candida albicans SC5314 chromosome 2, complete sequence genomic DNA contains:
- a CDS encoding uncharacterized protein (Ortholog of C. dubliniensis CD36 : Cd36_21640, C. parapsilosis CDC317 : CPAR2_105040, Candida tenuis NRRL Y-1498 : CANTEDRAFT_112352 and Debaryomyces hansenii CBS767 : DEHA2C08008g), with protein MDTDTIAYFDSKLDKVTSQLNIDNDKIVDLQQEIVLLKQYIDYQNSKIEKVTSLIGNLLEKKSQDEAVLNTIQALQEDVDVGDLQRQVDQLTSHHSLGQSQQQQQQHQLLNSQHRQQPRQPNEQQSLQHHQQPHQQHQQQHLHQHQNQHQQQHSQRPSHMSQDISTQLESNMDPALHQVAVATAAVQQAQAHSQSNEPLGMASSSQQRVSKPTKKQSRKKSDITGSKGETAGAKSSPVRKVHITFMHNPTNVREIYDEFFKGYKGQEPLCELDEKYGKSEWRGDSRSKESKRFQRRKKLCDAIQRGMVKYGKNADEIIEYLESFRKDKSLTWLMNGHLPEDLQS; from the coding sequence ATGGACACAGATACGATTGCATATTTTGATAGTAAACTTGATAAAGTTACCTCACAGTTGAACATTGACaatgataaaattgttgatttacaacaagaaatcgttttattgaaacaatacattgattatcaaaattcaaaaatcgAAAAGGTAACCTCTTTAATTGGTAATTTATTGGAGAAAAAGTCACAAGATGAGGCTGTTTTAAACACAATACAAGCACTTCAAGAAGATGTCGATGTTGGAGATCTTCAAAGACAAGTGGATCAATTAACATCTCATCATTCACTTGGacaatcacaacaacaacaacaacaacaccaattACTCAACTCCCAGCATCGCCAGCAACCTCGTCAACCAAATGAGCAACAATCACTTCAACATCACCAACAGccacatcaacaacatcaacaacaacatttacaccaacaccaaaacCAGCATCAGCAGCAACATTCACAAAGACCTTCTCACATGCTGCAGGACATTTCCACTCAATTAGAGAGTAATATGGATCCAGCTTTACACCAGGTGGCTGTTGCAACTGCTGCTGTTCAACAAGCACAGGCTCATTCACAATCAAATGAACCACTTGGTATGGCATCTCTGTCCCAGCAAAGAGTGAGTAAACCAACCAAGAAACAATCCAGAAAAAAGTCTGATATTACAGGACTGAAAGGTGAGACCGCAGGAGCGAAATCTTCGCCTGTTCGAAAAGTGCATATCACGTTTATGCATAATCCTACAAATGTAAGAGAAATATATGATGAGTTTTTCAAAGGCTATAAAGGACAAGAGCCATTATGCGAATTGGACGAAAAGTATGGAAAAAGCGAGTGGAGAGGCGATTCAAGGTccaaagaatcaaaaagatttcaaagaagaaagaagttGTGTGATGCCATTCAAAGAGGTATGGTAAAATACGGTAAAAATGCcgatgaaattattgaatacCTTGAAAGTTTCCGCAAAGACAAGTCATTGACATGGTTGATGAATGGTCATTTACCTGAGGATCTACAATCTTAA
- the MCM3 gene encoding MCM DNA helicase complex subunit (Putative DNA replication protein; periodic mRNA expression, peak at cell-cycle M/G1 phase; Spider biofilm induced) produces the protein MDERFLNPPPTADQDDTNQPLDAIFGDRVRRFQEFLDRIDSNTGIDYRSIIKDMLIKSKFRLSVSIDEIREFDREFWLGLLNQPADYLPACERALRDTVLAIYDPQDPSFPHDSYDPNQQYYLSFKGAFGGHSLTPRSIDSSYLSKMVSIEGIVTRASLVRPKVIRSVHYAEKTGRFYAREYRDQTTSFDAIATPAIYPTEDMEGNKLTTEYGYSTYRDYQKISVQEMPETAPPGQLPRSVDVILDDDLVDLTKPGDRVQIVGVYRALGGAANNSSSFKTVILSNSVYLLHARSTGVASQEKLTDQDIRNINKLAKDRKIFDILSRSLAPSIYGFDYIKKAVLLMMMGGVEKNLDNGTHLRGDINILMVGDPSTAKSQVLRFVLNTASLAIATTGRGSSGVGLTAAVTTDKETGERRLEAGAMVLADRGIVCIDEFDKMSDIDRVAIHEVMEQQTVTIAKAGIHTSLNARCSVIAAANPVFGQYDVHKDPHKNIALPDSLLSRFDLLFVVTDDVNPTRDRVISEHVLRMHRFVPPGLMEGEPIREKSAVTLAVGDDETNEQELLEQPMFEKFNTLLHAGIQNKKSNNILSIPFLKKYVQYAKQRVQPVLTKGASDYIVTTYSSLRNDLIGNNQRNTAPITARTLETLIRLATAHAKVRLSKTVDVKDAKVAEELLRYALFKEVAKKTKKRQKTTSIVDSEEEEEDESDAEMENSDNEIMPRESTRRTRATAQTQPPQQQQASPSLTPEPPLGHRDDGDDDGVGEELEQFHLSSSQQQQQQQYLQPLTERSSSNIVSSTATNAISIERLNIFKRILAQVSRSALFANDQAAANYHDVTRAINEQMEQEDIFSEQELSAGFEVMSSENKFYLESDKIWKI, from the coding sequence atggatGAACGATTTTTGAATCCACCACCTACAGCTGATCAAGATGATACTAATCAGCCACTTGATGCCATCTTTGGTGATAGAGTCAGAAGATTTCAAGAGTTTTTAGATAGAATTGATTCTAATACAGGTATAGATTACAGATCTATTATCAAAGATATGTTGATCAAGAGTAAGTTTAGATTGAgtgtttcaattgatgaaataaGAGAGTTTGACAGAGAATTTTGGTTGGGGTTGCTCAACCAGCCAGCTGACTATTTACCAGCTTGTGAAAGAGCTTTGAGAGACACAGTTTTAGCTATTTACGACCCACAGGATCCAAGTTTCCCACATGACAGTTATGACCCTAACCAGCAATACTATTTATCATTCAAGGGAGCATTTGGGGGACATTCGCTCACTCCTAGATCGATTGATTCCAGCTATCTTTCCAAAATGGTTTCTATTGAAGGTATTGTGACTAGAGCTTCATTAGTTAGACCAAAGGTTATTAGATCGGTTCATTATGCTGAAAAAACTGGTAGATTTTATGCACGTGAATACCGAGACCAAACAACATCCTTTGATGCAATTGCTACTCCGGCTATATATCCAACTGAAGATATGGAAGGTAATAAATTAACCACAGAGTATGGTTATTCGACATACAGAGATTACCAGAAGATCTCTGTACAAGAAATGCCTGAAACAGCTCCTCCAGGTCAATTGCCAAGATCGGTTGACGTTATTTTGGATGATGATTTGGTGGATTTGACAAAACCCGGTGATCGTGTACAAATTGTTGGTGTTTATCGTGCCTTAGGAGGTGCTGCAAACAATAgttcttctttcaaaacGGTTATCTTAAGTAATTCTGTTTACTTGTTACATGCCAGATCAACAGGGGTTGCTTCACAAGAAAAGTTAACTGATCAAGATATtagaaatataaataaacttGCAAAGGATAGAAAgatttttgatattttatcCCGTTCTTTGGCCCCTTCAATTTATGGGTTTGACTATATTAAGAAAGCTGTTTTACTTATGATGATGGGAggtgttgaaaaaaatttagataATGGTACACATTTGAGAGGTGACATTAACATTTTGATGGTGGGTGACCCATCCACTGCCAAATCTCAAGTATTACGGTTTGTGTTGAACACTGCTTCATTAGCTATTGCCACTACTGGTAGAGGATCGTCAGGTGTAGGTTTAACAGCTGCTGTTACTACCGACAAGGAAACAGGAGAAAGAAGATTGGAGGCTGGTGCAATGGTATTGGCTGACAGAGGTATTGTTtgtattgatgaatttgataaaatgtCAGATATCGACCGAGTGGCCATTCACGAAGTTATGGAACAACAAACTGTCACTATTGCTAAAGCTGGTATTCACACCTCATTGAATGCTCGTTGTTCTGTTATTGCTGCCGCAAATCCGGTTTTTGGACAGTACGATGTCCATAAAGATCCACATAAAAATATTGCCTTGCCCGATTCATTATTGTCTCGTTTTGATTTGCTCTTTGTTGTTACAGATGATGTCAACCCAACAAGAGACAGGGTTATTTCTGAGCATGTTTTAAGAATGCACAGGTTTGTTCCTCCTGGATTGATGGAGGGAGAGCCAATCAGAGAAAAATCAGCAGTTACATTGGCTGTCGGAGATGATGAAACCaatgaacaagaattattagaacAGCCaatgtttgaaaaatttaacaCATTATTGCATGCTGGtattcaaaacaaaaagtcAAATAATATACTTTCGATTCCattcttgaaaaaatatGTCCAGTACGCCAAGCAAAGAGTGCAACCAGTGTTGACCAAGGGTGCATCCGACTACATTGTTACTACATATTCCTCCTTAAGAAACGATTTGATAGGCAACAACCAAAGAAATACAGCTCCAATAACTGCTAGAACTTTAGAAACTTTGATTCGTTTAGCAACAGCTCATGCAAAAGTCCGTTTATCCAAAACTGTTGATGTGAAAGATGCAAAAGTTGCCGAGGAGCTATTGAGATATGCATTATTCAAGGAAGTAGccaaaaagacaaaaaagaGACAAAAAACTACAAGTATAGTGGACTCAGAAGAGGAGGAAGAGGATGAGTCTGATGCAGAAATGGAAAATTCCGATAACGAAATAATGCCCAGAGAAAGTACTAGAAGAACCAGAGCTACAGCACAAACACAGCCTccacaacagcaacaagCATCTCCTTCACTAACACCCGAACCGCCACTTGGACATCGGGACGATGGAGATGACGATGGAGTTGGTGAAGAATTAGAACAATTCCATTTGTCATCATctcagcaacaacagcaacaacaatatttgcAACCATTGACTGAGAGATCATCAAGTAACATTGTATCATCTACCGCCACAAATGCAATCAGCATTGAGAGattgaatattttcaaaagaatACTAGCCCAGGTGTCACGTTCTGCATTATTTGCCAATGATCAAGCTGCGGCAAACTATCATGACGTTACTCGTGCTATCAATGAACAGATGGAACAAGAAGATATTTTCTCAGAGCAAGAGTTGAGTGCTGGATTTGAAGTGATGAGTTCTGAAAACAAGTTTTACCTAGAAAGTGATAAGATTTGGAAGATTTAA
- a CDS encoding uncharacterized protein (Protein of unknown function; Spider biofilm repressed) translates to MVFFFWVFSSLQTFFCKFSTYNYLLSSSNYLQLTFPEKRKSFVDMTIQALPSTALVEYKNNTQESWNKNRKSNTKSNTKSNTKSNSPVKPAANLVLPPLPPLPPSTPPSKITTNNSTQPTMSRASLTRLEVESGSSKSLPISFPYYFLDQGDPEDTFNLWQRQEDSLTNISNRKDEHLPSQSPTPQVDTERIDSTKKLNNDEVFNPVPKRFSQFIIDQQNPYVSQRLDNLSTISPSMQSERYIMRSLTPLTGTNKKRAGSSVMNPEQQENNSKRTSDELIPPRREISDSMGSQATIFSTRQELHNVPLVNRNVKKSNTIFRRRNNKSKRTSNVRVQTSSSDASVLTRKNAIRSKQGSWLYRLKVRLQRMVAKFKFYSFKVSSRRSASIRRSKSTKLVRKHRENPQNRDMKRIQSIRVSSSRFNHISSPLTNPHLGKQPVFQVATIDDNLKFLAGAPKESVYMGNNRSESQGKLNHLSEYIQQQEQNYMQKMIDNKATSETSKSILPSPDFNDTRSELLTESVTTHVKTIDEPSSRQPPAPPPHLDNSFNNINMGSRNVSLAQQRDLQHQVHSHSQNEVRQYEIAELWNSYLKQVLFKRILLRQEINMFQNFMATLATSNNQPNTRHNIAESTVGTSSYNESSISAPLKSMRGEKSVVSSYCSHSSRCQSNYSSSDKQDTASVYTTGSSESNLETKEYNYEDEEFNKKVLNRRSMLGEMLEYSSEEDDENVEDDESVASLQKTYSIVSSGKHSDVLSKTYGTVIRRSNSKPSSPLKRSFGLNHSLSSIVS, encoded by the coding sequence AtggtcttttttttttgggttttcTCTCTGTTACAAACTTTCTTTTGCAAATTCAGCACATACAATTATCTTTTGTCATCGTCTAATTACCTACAGTTAACATTCCCTGAAAAACGTAAATCATTTGTTGACATGACGATACAAGCCCTACCACTGACTGCCCTTGTTGAATATAAAAACAACACACAAGAATCATGGaacaaaaatagaaaatcaaatacaaaatcaaatacaaaatcaaatacaaaatcaaattcccCAGTAAAACCAGCAGCAAACTTGGTCCTACCACCGCTCCCACCACTTCCTCCTTCGACTCCACCCAGTAAAATAACTACTAACAACTCTACGCAACCCACGATGAGTCGAGCTTCTTTGACCCGTTTGGAGGTTGAATCAGGCTCAAGCAAATCATTGCCAATTTCATTTCCTTACTACTTTTTGGACCAAGGTGACCCAGAAGATACTTTTAATTTATGGCAAAGACAAGAAGATTCGTTAACTAATATTAGTAATAGAAAAGACGAGCATTTACCTTCACAATCACCCACTCCTCAAGTTGACACAGAAAGAATCGACAgcaccaagaaattgaacaacGACGAAGTTTTCAACCCAGTACCAAAAAGATTTTCTCAATTTATCATCGATCAACAAAATCCATACGTTAGTCAGAGATTGGATAATTTGTCAACTATTTCACCATCAATGCAAAGCGAAAGATATATAATGAGAAGCTTGACTCCGTTAACAggaacaaataaaaaacgTGCTGGGCTGCTGGTGATGAATCCCGAACAACAGGAGAATAATAGCAAGAGAACCTCGGACGAGTTGATACCACCTCGAAGAGAGATATCCGATTCTATGGGTTCTCAAGCAACAATATTTTCCACGAGACAGGAATTACACAATGTTCCCTTGGTCAATAGAAATGTGAAAAAGAGCAACACTATATTccgaagaagaaacaataaGTCGAAACGTACTAGTAATGTCAGAGTTCAGACATCATCAAGCGATGCCTCAGTTCTTACAAGAAAGAATGCCATCAGATCAAAACAGGGGAGTTGGTTATATAGACTTAAAGTACGTCTTCAAAGAATGGTTGCTAAATTTAAGTTTTATAGTTTTAAAGTATCCTCAAGAAGATCAGCTAGCATCAGACGGTCAAAGTCGACAAAATTGGTCCGCAAACATCGAGAGAATCCCCAGAACAGAGATATGAAAAGAATTCAAAGCATACGTGTATCGTCTTCACGTTTCAATCATATTTCAAGCCCGTTAACTAACCCACATTTGGGGAAACAACCTGTTTTCCAAGTTGCTACCATTGATGACAATTTGAAGTTTTTAGCTGGGGCCCCTAAAGAGAGTGTTTATATGGGAAATAATAGGAGTGAATCACAAGGGAAATTGAACCATCTATCAGAGTacattcaacaacaagaacaaaattATATGCAGAAAATGATAGATAATAAAGCGACTAGTGAAACAAGCAAACTGATTTTACCATCTCCAGACTTTAATGATACTCGAAGCGAATTACTAACCGAGTCTGTAACAACTCATGTTAAGACAATAGACGAGCCTCTGTCCAGACAGCCCCCAGCACCTCCTCCGCACTTAGATAACagtttcaataatattaatatgGGCAGCCGCAATGTTTCATTGGCACAACAACGTGATTTGCAACATCAAGTACATTCGCACTCACAAAATGAAGTGAGACAGTATGAAATTGCTGAATTATGGAATAGTTATTTGAAGCAGGTACTTTTCAAAAGAATCCTATTACGtcaagaaataaatatgTTTCAGAATTTTATGGCTACTTTGGCCACCTCTAACAACCAACCAAACACGAGACACAATATTGCTGAGTCAACTGTTGGGACATCGTCATATAATGAGTCTTCCATACTGGCACCTCTTAAATCTATGAGAGGTGAAAAATCAGTTGTTTCTTCATATTGCAGCCATAGTAGCAGATGTCAATCTAATTATTCGTCGTCTGATAAACAGGATACTGCGTCAGTATACACTACTGGGTCCAGTGAGTCTAATTTGGAGACAAAAGAATACAATTATGAGGACGAagaattcaacaaaaaggTTTTGAATAGAAGATCAATGTTGGGCGAGATGTTAGAATATCTGTCAGAAGAGGATGATGAGAATGTTGAAGATGACGAATCAGTTGCCTCACTACAGAAAACGTATTCTATTGTTAGTAGTGGGAAACACTCAGATGTGTTGCTGAAAACATATGGTACTGTAATTAGAAGAAGTAATTCAAAACCCAGTTCACCTTTGAAAAGATCATTTGGTTTGAATCACAGTCTAAGTTCTATAGTTAGTTAA
- a CDS encoding RNA methyltransferase (Ortholog(s) have RNA methyltransferase activity, role in 7-methylguanosine cap hypermethylation, meiotic nuclear division, nucleologenesis, regulation of telomere maintenance via telomerase and nucleolus localization) produces the protein MYDANNEHSADDKLTARELSPQSVPINLEANKITKKRKKKKKSRKKKTKNQNIGDSELDRIEQDTQITPQVERDDFPAPLPYDYDPLSYNQFVSPSDTSHENPKRYRGELLTHTIDTLPAPVKKFWKRRYALFEKFDEGIYLSSELWYSVTAESIAKYTANLFRDLLPNATSGLDLCCGGGGNTIQFAKIFDNIGALDINPINLYCTKNNCKVYGVQDNVWTIEADWNEVSELKDGNVNTEWIPEGIRRSENEETLQFDFVFSSPPWGGTSYNRKVFDLNSMEPFPITRMLQQIKRYTNNVGLYLPRSSNLEQLQEAALKTFGEEGRCRVVHIRSDGRIVAIIALIGKELIENFDNIYNDKEEDEEETSDENCSNEAQTSENEEIDRTSNAAYNEDSNEDENMTEYSHDTEHELNEEGNSGNDKDSSGDDINNNPESETEGKDSTKKVSAEELQKIIQEYENSSSAFQYDEVLEDYENDIDTV, from the coding sequence ATGTATGATGCCAATAACGAGCATAGTGCAGATGATAAATTGACAGCAAGGGAATTATCACCTCAGTCGGTTCCCATAAATCTCGAAGCAAATAAAATAACCAAAAAAcgtaaaaagaaaaagaagagcaggaagaagaaaaccaaaaacCAGAATATTGGAGATTCAGAACTAGATAGAATAGAACAGGACACTCAAATAACACCTCAGGTTGAAAGAGATGACTTTCCTGCTCCACTACCTTACGATTATGATCCTCTAagttataatcaatttgtttcacCATCTGACACGTCTCACGAGAACCCCAAACGGTATCGAGGTGAACTATTGACACATACAATTGATACTCTTCCTGCACCAGTCaagaaattttggaaaCGAAGGTATGCactatttgaaaaatttgatgaagGAATATACCTATCATCTGAATTATGGTATAGTGTCACAGCAGAATCCATCGCCAAATATACTGCAAATTTATTCCGCGATTTGTTGCCCAATGCCACATCCGGGTTGGATCTATGTTGTGGAGGGGGAGGAAATACTATTCAATTTGCTAAAATTTTTGACAACATCGGTGCCCTTGATATAAATCCCATAAACCTATACTGCACAAAAAACAACTGCAAAGTTTATGGTGTTCAAGATAATGTTTGGACGATTGAGGCTGATTGGAACGAGGTTAGCGAATTAAAGGATGGAAACGTTAATACAGAATGGATTCCAGAGGGTATTCGTCGTtctgaaaatgaagaaacattacaatttgattttgttttcagTTCTCCTCCTTGGGGTGGGACAAGTTATAATCGAAAGGTTTTTGACTTGAATTCAATGGAGCCATTTCCTATAACAAGAATGCTACAGCAGATAAAACGGTACACTAATAATGTCGGATTATACCTACCGCGACTGCTGAATTTGGAACAACTTCAAGAAGCAGCATTAAAAACCTTTGGAGAGGAAGGAAGATGCAGAGTTGTCCATATACGTTCTGATGGTAGGATTGTTGCAATTATAGCATTGATAGGCAAAGAGctaattgaaaattttgataatatttataatgataaagaagaagatgaagaggAAACAAGTGACgaaaattgttcaaatgaAGCTCAAACTAGTGAAAACGAAGAGATCGATCGTACCTCAAACGCCGCCTACAATGAAGACAGCAACGAAGATGAGAATATGACTGAGTATAGTCATGATACAGAGCATGAACTCAACGAGGAGGGTAATAGTGGAAACGATAAGGACAGTAGTGGTGATGACATTAATAACAACCCAGAGCTGGAAACGGAAGGTAAAGACTCAACCAAGAAGGTGAGCGCAGAAGAATTGCAGAAAATTATACAAGAATACGAAAATTCAAGTAGTGCGTTTCAATATGATGAGGTTTTGGAGGACTATGAAAATGACATTGATACAGTTTAA
- the SSC1 gene encoding Hsp70 family ATPase (Heat shock protein; at yeast-form cell surface, not hyphae; antigenic; Gcn4-regulated; induced by amino acid starvation (3-AT) or by adherence to polystyrene; macrophage-repressed; sumoylation target; possibly essential), whose amino-acid sequence MLSARNSLKNISRQFPKALTRAQSTAAAPTGPVIGIDLGTTNSAVAVMEGKTPKILENSEGGRTTPSIVAFTKDGERLVGIPAKRQAVVNPSDTLFATKRLIGRRYEDPEVQRDINQVPYKIVKHGNGDAWLEARGEQYSPQQIGGFILNKMKETAEAALSKKVNSAVVTCPAYFNDAQRQATKDAGKIVGLNVLRVINEPTAAALAYGLEKKDGEVVAVFDLGGGTFDVSILDIGAGVFEVKSTNGDTHLGGEDFDIALVRYIVDAFKKESGIDLEKDKMAIQRIREAAEKAKIELSSTVSTEINLPFITADASGPKHINQKISRAQFEQLVEPLIKKTIEPCKKALKDAGLSTSDVSEVILVGGMSRMPKVVETVKSIFGKEPSKGINPDEAVAMGAAIQGGILAGEVKDVVLLDVTPLSLGIETMGGVFARLISRNTTIPAKKSQIFSTAAAGQTSVEIRVFQGERELTRDNKLIGNFTLSGIPPAPKGVPQIEVTFDIDTDGIIKVSARDKATNKDASITVAGSSGLSDAEIEKMVNDAEKFAESDKARREAIEFANRADQLCNDTENSLNEHKEKLSSESVQKVQDQIQQLREIVLKAQAGEEVSPEELKQKTEELQNEAINLFKDLYKDGGESSGSSEQPKN is encoded by the coding sequence atGTTATCTGCTAGAAATTCATTGAAGAATATTAGTCGTCAATTTCCTAAAGCACTCACTCGTGCTCAATCCACTGCTGCCGCTCCAACCGGTCCAGttattggtattgattTAGGTACCACCAACTCAGCTGTTGCTGTGATGGAAGGTAAGACCCCAAAGATTTTAGAAAACTCTGAAGGTGGAAGAACTACTCCATCCATTGTTGCTTTCACTAAAGATGGTGAAAGATTAGTTGGTATTCCTGCTAAACGTCAAGCTGTTGTCAACCCAAGTGACACTTTGTTTGCCACCAAACGTTTGATTGGTCGTCGTTACGAAGACCCAGAAGTCCAAAGAGATATTAACCAAGTTCCATACAAGATCGTCAAACACGGTAATGGTGATGCTTGGTTAGAAGCTAGAGGTGAACAATATTCCCCACAACAAATTGGTGGTTTCATTTTGAACAAGATGAAAGAAACTGCTGAAGCTGCTTTGAGCAAAAAAGTCAACAGTGCTGTTGTCACTTGTCCTGCCTATTTCAATGATGCTCAAAGACAAGCCACCAAGGATGCTGGTAAAATTGTTGGTTTGAATGTTTTGAGAGTCATCAATGAACCAACAGCTGCTGCCTTAGCCTATGGtttggaaaagaaagatgGTGAAGTTGTCGCCGTTTTTGATTTGGGTGGTGGTACTTTTGATGTTTCTATCTTAGATATTGGAGCTGGTGTTTTCGAAGTCAAATCTACCAATGGTGACACTCATTTGGGTGGTGAAGATTTCGATATTGCTTTGGTCAGATACATTGTTGATGCCTTCAAGAAAGAATCTGGTATCGATTTAGAAAAAGACAAGATGGCCATTCAAAGAATCAGAGAAGCTGCTGAAAAAGCCAAGATTGAATTGTCTTCTACTGTTTCAACTGAGATCAACTTGCCATTCATCACTGCCGATGCTTCTGGTCCAAAACACAttaaccaaaaaatttcaagagCTCAATTCGAACAATTAGTCGAACCATTGATCAAGAAAACCATCGAACCATGTAAAAAGGCTTTGAAGGATGCTGGTTTATCCACCTCCGATGTTTCTGAAGTTATCCTTGTCGGTGGTATGTCAAGAATGCCAAAGGTTGTTGAAACTGTCAAATCTATTTTTGGTAAAGAACCATCTAAAGGTATCAACCCTGATGAAGCTGTTGCTATGGGTGCTGCCATCCAAGGTGGTATTTTAGCTGGTGAAGTTAAAGATGTTGTTTTGTTAGATGTTACCCCATTGTCTTTGGGTATTGAAACCATGGGTGGTGTTTTCGCCAGATTGATTTCTAGAAACACTACTATTCCAGCCAAGAAATCTCAAATCTTCTctactgctgctgctggtCAAACTTCTGTCGAAATCAGAGTGTTCCAAGGTGAAAGAGAATTAACCAGAgacaacaaattgattggTAACTTTACTTTGTCTGGTATTCCACCAGCTCCAAAAGGTGTTCCACAAATTGAAGTTACTTTTGACATTGACACTGATGGTATTATTAAGGTTTCTGCTCGTGATAAGGCTACCAACAAAGATGCTTCTATTACCGTTGCTGGTTCATCTGGTTTGTCCGATgctgaaattgaaaaaatggtTAACGATGCTGAAAAATTCGCTGAATCAGACAAAGCCAGAAGAGAAGCCATTGAATTTGCCAACAGAGCCGATCAATTATGTAACGATACCGAAAACTCATTGAATGAAcacaaagaaaaattgtcTAGTGAATCAGTTCAAAAAGTCCAAGATCAAATCCAACAATTGAGAGAAATTGTCTTGAAAGCACAAGCCGGTGAAGAAGTTTCACcagaagaattgaaacaaaagacTGAAGAATTACAAAACGAAGCCATCAACCTTTTCAAAGACTTGTACAAAGACGGTGGTGAATCATCTGGTTCTTCTGAACAACCAAAGAACTAA